One genomic window of Coraliomargarita sinensis includes the following:
- the mraY gene encoding phospho-N-acetylmuramoyl-pentapeptide-transferase: MLSYLADFEHIFGPLRLFRYLTLRSAFAGLTALGVGFIFGPWIFAKLRELRAKQAFRGEDEVGQLAELHAAKAQTPTMGGLMICVSVVISAVLWARPNVYVYTALLIYVGLTVIGFLDDYLKVARRNSDGLSGRWKLLGQAALTGLALLLLLSFPESAGKMRELWVPFYKDMLMSSMPLWLLAPFLFLVLAGSSNAINLTDGVDGLAIGCTVTVALAYAIMAYAAGNAIIADYLFISFIPGTGELTVVCAALLGASLAFLWYNSHPAEVFMGDTGSLALGGLIGMIAFMVHQPFTLVIVGGIFVMEAGSVILQVGSFKTRGKRIFKMSPIHHHFELKGWHENKVVIRFWILSLIFAMAGLATLKLR, translated from the coding sequence ATGCTTTCTTATCTCGCAGACTTTGAACACATCTTCGGCCCGCTGCGCCTCTTTCGTTATCTGACTTTGCGCAGTGCTTTTGCCGGACTGACCGCTTTGGGCGTGGGATTTATTTTCGGACCGTGGATCTTTGCCAAACTGCGTGAGCTCCGGGCCAAGCAAGCCTTTCGGGGAGAAGATGAGGTCGGCCAACTCGCCGAGCTCCATGCGGCCAAGGCACAGACCCCGACCATGGGCGGTCTCATGATTTGTGTCTCGGTGGTCATCAGCGCCGTGCTCTGGGCGCGCCCGAACGTTTATGTCTACACGGCACTTCTCATTTACGTCGGCCTGACCGTAATCGGCTTTCTCGATGACTATTTGAAAGTCGCCAGGCGCAACAGCGACGGTCTTTCCGGTCGCTGGAAACTTCTGGGGCAGGCGGCGCTGACGGGATTGGCACTTTTGCTCCTGCTGAGCTTCCCGGAGTCAGCAGGAAAAATGCGTGAACTTTGGGTGCCTTTTTACAAAGACATGCTCATGAGTTCGATGCCGCTCTGGTTGTTGGCACCTTTCCTCTTTCTCGTTCTGGCCGGTTCCAGTAATGCCATCAACCTGACCGACGGTGTGGACGGCCTTGCCATCGGTTGCACCGTAACCGTCGCCCTGGCCTATGCGATCATGGCTTACGCTGCCGGGAACGCCATTATCGCCGACTATCTCTTCATCAGCTTCATTCCCGGCACGGGGGAGTTGACCGTCGTCTGTGCCGCGCTCTTGGGCGCGAGCCTTGCCTTCCTCTGGTACAACTCGCACCCCGCCGAGGTTTTCATGGGCGATACCGGGTCGCTTGCTTTGGGCGGGCTGATCGGGATGATCGCCTTCATGGTGCATCAACCGTTCACTTTGGTGATTGTCGGCGGGATCTTCGTGATGGAGGCCGGTTCGGTTATCCTTCAGGTCGGCTCGTTCAAGACCCGGGGGAAGCGCATCTTCAAGATGTCTCCCATCCACCACCACTTTGAATTGAAGGGTTGGCATGAGAACAAAGTTGTTATTCGATTCTGGATACTGTCTTTGATTTTTGCCATGGCCGGACTGGCCACCCTCAAACTACGTTAA
- a CDS encoding LysM peptidoglycan-binding domain-containing protein: MKVSKIFGCVLSLHLCVIAVLLVQPGCQTGQPPTQTHTQDRAMKSNVQGASRTSEGLIPATRADSGAGLDSAFNAGFDGETEDYSTDLGPINPIEPISSGQTVDVAGSGYETYTVKKGDNLWSLSKRYNVSVNELYAANGLDKNSVLRIGQQIQIPVEGGTATIDPVTPEVYQPSGYNQATTSYTVKRGDTLSKIANQFDTSVRAIKATNGKSSDMIRVGETLTIPVEGSTGSTSSGSSSASATQPAATTASGPTTTHTVKAGEYPAKIARQYGMTTSELLSLNGISDPRKLRVGQQLTVSGSGSAANVDSRVETVVSPAPAQPATVAPAQPQPTVTSSNEPVEIKVIEADPLVEGELDEPEAESDDDVFGGAVEIPVIRLEE; the protein is encoded by the coding sequence ATGAAAGTATCCAAAATCTTCGGCTGCGTTCTCAGCCTTCACCTTTGCGTTATCGCCGTGCTGCTCGTGCAGCCAGGTTGCCAGACTGGGCAGCCGCCGACACAGACGCACACGCAGGACCGTGCCATGAAGTCGAACGTGCAGGGTGCCTCCCGTACTTCGGAGGGCCTGATCCCGGCCACCCGCGCCGATTCCGGAGCAGGGCTTGATTCGGCCTTCAATGCCGGCTTCGATGGTGAAACCGAGGACTATTCCACCGACCTCGGCCCGATCAATCCGATCGAGCCCATCAGCAGCGGACAAACCGTGGACGTGGCCGGTTCGGGTTACGAGACCTACACGGTAAAGAAAGGCGACAATCTCTGGTCCCTGTCCAAGCGCTACAATGTCTCCGTCAACGAGCTTTACGCGGCCAACGGATTGGACAAGAACTCCGTCCTTCGTATCGGCCAGCAAATCCAGATTCCAGTCGAAGGCGGCACCGCAACCATTGATCCGGTGACTCCGGAAGTGTATCAACCAAGCGGATACAACCAGGCGACCACGAGCTACACTGTAAAGCGCGGCGACACGCTTTCCAAGATCGCCAATCAGTTCGACACCTCGGTCCGTGCGATCAAAGCGACCAACGGCAAGAGCTCCGATATGATTCGCGTGGGCGAGACACTCACCATCCCGGTTGAAGGTTCCACCGGTTCGACCAGCAGCGGTTCGTCCTCGGCTTCCGCAACACAGCCTGCGGCCACCACAGCCAGCGGTCCCACCACGACCCACACGGTGAAGGCTGGCGAGTATCCCGCCAAGATTGCCCGGCAGTATGGCATGACGACCAGCGAACTTCTTTCCCTGAACGGGATTTCCGACCCGCGCAAGCTGCGCGTCGGCCAGCAGTTGACGGTCAGCGGTTCGGGCAGCGCCGCCAATGTCGACAGTCGGGTGGAAACCGTGGTTTCGCCGGCTCCGGCGCAACCGGCGACCGTCGCTCCCGCGCAACCGCAACCCACCGTGACGAGCAGCAACGAGCCGGTTGAGATCAAGGTGATCGAAGCGGATCCGCTAGTGGAGGGTGAACTGGATGAGCCGGAGGCGGAGTCGGACGACGACGTATTTGGCGGCGCGGTCGAAATCCCCGTCATTCGTTTGGAGGAATAA
- a CDS encoding FtsW/RodA/SpoVE family cell cycle protein, translating into MSAPLASRNPLKHIPPVGFFLCLIVFALTFLGLVVLFSASQSMHDDPTTLLRKQLIWLVFASFAGGFAFLVNLEALRDYAFILGGLAVLLLVLVLVPGIGVRVNGAQRWMEFGFMRLQVSEIGKLGLLFMLAHYLAAHRRDLDHILKGYLVPCGILAIFCGLIIIEPDFGTAFLCGAVGGIMMFLAGARLKFLIPTGVLALVTFSVAVYHDPVRLQRITSFLDVEGNRGDSAYQLWQGILAFGAGGLHGVGLGAGRQQMSFLPEAHTDFIFAIVAEELGFIFTAGVVLLYMTLFFIGVLQLRRAPNLYQYLLVMGALLFITFQALINIGVVTGSLPTKGMSLPFISYGGSNLVLMFVLTGIILNGFRSWEMPALRGQREI; encoded by the coding sequence ATGAGCGCTCCTCTGGCTTCGCGTAATCCCCTCAAGCATATTCCGCCTGTCGGCTTCTTTCTCTGCCTGATTGTCTTTGCCCTGACTTTTCTGGGGCTCGTCGTCCTCTTCAGCGCATCGCAATCGATGCATGACGATCCGACGACGTTACTGCGCAAGCAGCTGATCTGGTTGGTCTTTGCCAGCTTTGCGGGTGGGTTTGCCTTTTTGGTGAACCTCGAAGCCTTGCGTGATTACGCCTTTATTCTTGGTGGTCTGGCGGTGCTGCTTCTGGTGCTGGTTTTGGTGCCCGGCATTGGCGTCAGGGTGAACGGGGCGCAACGTTGGATGGAGTTTGGTTTTATGCGCCTGCAGGTTTCGGAGATTGGTAAGCTCGGTTTGCTCTTCATGCTGGCCCACTATCTGGCGGCCCACCGGCGTGATCTGGACCACATTCTGAAAGGCTATCTGGTGCCCTGCGGGATTCTCGCCATCTTTTGCGGTCTGATCATTATCGAGCCGGACTTTGGGACGGCCTTTCTCTGCGGAGCCGTGGGCGGCATCATGATGTTCCTGGCCGGGGCCCGGCTGAAGTTTCTCATCCCCACCGGCGTACTCGCCCTGGTCACCTTTTCGGTGGCGGTCTATCACGATCCGGTCCGTCTGCAGCGGATTACCTCGTTTCTGGATGTGGAGGGCAACCGCGGGGACAGCGCCTACCAGTTGTGGCAGGGGATCCTTGCCTTCGGTGCCGGCGGGCTGCATGGCGTCGGGCTCGGGGCCGGTCGTCAGCAAATGTCTTTTCTGCCCGAAGCCCATACCGACTTTATTTTCGCCATCGTGGCGGAAGAACTCGGCTTTATTTTTACGGCGGGGGTCGTGCTGCTTTACATGACGCTGTTTTTCATCGGGGTGCTTCAACTCCGCCGTGCGCCCAATCTCTATCAGTATTTGTTGGTGATGGGTGCCCTGCTTTTCATCACTTTTCAGGCCTTGATCAACATCGGTGTGGTCACGGGAAGCTTGCCGACCAAGGGTATGTCATTGCCCTTCATTTCCTATGGCGGTTCCAATCTGGTGCTCATGTTTGTTTTAACCGGCATTATCTTGAACGGCTTTCGTTCCTGGGAAATGCCGGCGCTGCGGGGGCAGCGTGAGATATGA
- the murD gene encoding UDP-N-acetylmuramoyl-L-alanine--D-glutamate ligase, producing MNKRIAIFGAGLSGQSARRLASAQAYEVTVFDEGGEGDRASLDASAIDQFDHFVFSPGFAAAHPWRVLAEASGKPVQSELSFAAGYWKGQIIGVTGTNGKSTLTRFLAGALERAGQKAVVAGNIGHPLSDVVLDFENSETSYAVCEISSFQAELADGLELDALLWTNFAEDHLDRYENMTEYFMAKARLIECLKNDAVCVIGPQVVHWFDLLHKPFGRAVVAFEDTALTSQLKPDCVLRRLPYSEDFSLAAEYWWLTGKDEASLLAAADEFTLAPYRLDVVREKGGITYWNDSKSTNFHSALAALNAVPKPIVWIGGGRIKGGDLEAFAKEVSSQIHAAVLYGEVAQRMEQALTTEVEIVQTYPCFEQAVRAACELAATSAPCHVLLSPGFSSFDQFESYEARGKSFNSLVLGL from the coding sequence ATGAACAAGCGCATCGCTATCTTCGGAGCCGGGTTGAGTGGTCAGTCCGCCCGGAGGTTGGCATCGGCGCAGGCGTATGAGGTCACCGTATTCGACGAGGGCGGGGAAGGGGACCGAGCCTCCTTGGATGCATCGGCGATCGATCAATTCGATCATTTCGTGTTCAGCCCGGGCTTTGCCGCCGCTCATCCCTGGCGTGTTCTGGCCGAAGCTTCCGGCAAGCCGGTCCAATCCGAGTTGAGCTTCGCCGCGGGGTACTGGAAGGGGCAAATAATCGGTGTGACCGGAACCAACGGGAAGTCGACCTTGACGCGTTTTCTCGCTGGGGCCCTCGAGCGTGCGGGACAAAAGGCCGTGGTCGCCGGTAATATCGGTCATCCGCTCAGCGACGTGGTTCTGGATTTTGAGAATTCCGAAACAAGCTATGCGGTCTGTGAGATCAGTTCCTTTCAGGCGGAGCTGGCAGATGGCCTGGAGCTTGATGCCCTGCTCTGGACGAACTTCGCCGAGGATCATCTCGATCGTTATGAGAACATGACGGAATACTTCATGGCCAAGGCGCGCTTAATCGAGTGCCTGAAAAATGATGCGGTCTGTGTCATTGGTCCGCAGGTGGTGCATTGGTTTGACCTCTTGCATAAACCGTTCGGGCGGGCCGTTGTGGCTTTTGAAGATACGGCGCTGACCAGTCAGCTGAAGCCTGATTGCGTGCTCCGGCGCTTGCCCTATAGTGAAGACTTCTCGCTGGCGGCGGAATACTGGTGGCTGACGGGGAAAGACGAGGCGTCCCTGCTGGCGGCCGCCGACGAGTTTACACTGGCCCCTTACCGTCTGGATGTGGTCCGGGAGAAAGGCGGGATTACCTACTGGAACGATTCCAAATCGACCAACTTTCATTCCGCCTTGGCGGCGCTGAATGCGGTGCCGAAGCCGATTGTTTGGATCGGGGGCGGCCGGATCAAGGGGGGCGATCTGGAGGCGTTCGCCAAAGAAGTGTCGTCGCAGATTCATGCTGCGGTTCTTTACGGCGAAGTGGCCCAGCGTATGGAACAGGCGCTGACAACTGAGGTCGAAATCGTTCAGACATATCCCTGCTTTGAGCAAGCCGTGCGGGCCGCCTGTGAGCTTGCTGCAACAAGTGCGCCCTGCCATGTTTTGCTCAGCCCCGGGTTCAGCAGTTTTGATCAGTTTGAGTCTTACGAAGCACGTGGAAAATCCTTTAATTCCCTTGTTTTAGGTTTGTAG